A part of Streptomyces sp. NBC_00557 genomic DNA contains:
- a CDS encoding DUF4865 family protein: MHAMQYEFTLPADYDMGVIRSRVARVGHLLDDWEGLGVKTYLLRERGVHGSPVNQYGPFYLWNTMEGMNGFLWGGAFQGPVNDFGRPAVRQWTGLAFEEGAASGSAPRFAVRRRQPVPDGVELAAFMSDAAAEAGRLAAQDGAVLAAAAVDTRTWELVHFSLWEHDAPGADGDLFQVLHLSAPGRDRLRRGRQW, translated from the coding sequence ATGCACGCCATGCAGTACGAGTTCACCCTGCCCGCCGACTACGACATGGGCGTCATCCGCTCCCGCGTCGCCCGGGTGGGGCATCTGCTGGACGACTGGGAGGGGCTCGGCGTCAAGACGTATCTGCTGCGCGAGCGCGGGGTGCACGGCTCGCCGGTGAACCAGTACGGGCCGTTCTACCTGTGGAACACCATGGAGGGCATGAACGGCTTCCTGTGGGGAGGGGCCTTCCAGGGGCCGGTGAACGACTTCGGGCGGCCGGCGGTCCGGCAGTGGACGGGCCTGGCGTTCGAGGAGGGCGCCGCGAGCGGGTCGGCGCCACGGTTCGCCGTGCGGCGCCGCCAACCGGTCCCGGACGGCGTGGAGTTGGCGGCCTTCATGAGCGACGCGGCGGCCGAGGCGGGACGGCTCGCGGCACAGGACGGCGCGGTCCTCGCCGCGGCGGCCGTGGACACGCGCACGTGGGAGCTGGTGCACTTCTCGCTCTGGGAGCACGATGCGCCCGGCGCCGACGGTGACCTCTTCCAGGTC
- a CDS encoding TetR/AcrR family transcriptional regulator, which yields MYSGIMRSTPERLIESTRELLWERGYVGTSPKAILERAGAGQGSMYHHFKGKPDLALAAIRRTAHELREAAERALGGPGTPYERIEAYLRRERDVLRGCPVGRLTMDPDVMADDELRAPVDATLAWIRQRIAGIVEEGKRQGQFAPSLDGEEIAAAVLATVQGGYVLARASGSPAAFDAGVRGLLALLAPRTPGHHTPVADHRA from the coding sequence ATGTACAGTGGGATCATGAGGAGCACCCCGGAACGACTGATCGAGTCCACCCGCGAGCTGCTGTGGGAGCGCGGGTACGTGGGCACGAGCCCCAAGGCGATCCTCGAGCGCGCCGGCGCCGGACAGGGCAGCATGTACCACCACTTCAAGGGCAAGCCGGACCTCGCCCTGGCGGCGATCCGCCGGACGGCGCACGAGCTGCGCGAGGCCGCCGAGCGGGCCCTCGGCGGTCCGGGCACGCCGTACGAGCGCATCGAGGCGTATCTGCGGCGCGAGCGTGACGTGCTGCGGGGCTGCCCGGTCGGCCGGCTGACCATGGACCCGGACGTGATGGCCGACGACGAGCTGCGCGCGCCGGTGGACGCGACGCTCGCCTGGATCCGGCAGCGGATCGCCGGGATCGTCGAAGAGGGCAAGCGCCAGGGCCAGTTCGCGCCGTCGCTGGACGGCGAGGAGATCGCCGCCGCCGTCCTCGCGACCGTGCAGGGCGGCTATGTCCTCGCCCGCGCCTCCGGTTCCCCCGCCGCCTTCGACGCCGGCGTCCGCGGTCTGCTCGCTCTGCTGGCGCCCCGGACTCCCGGACACCACACGCCCGTGGCGGACCACCGCGCCTGA